A stretch of the Bacteroidota bacterium genome encodes the following:
- a CDS encoding outer membrane beta-barrel protein — translation MHKKLLFKAFLLILPFTSSAQYLWDFGGSVGASSFLGDVGGKDTPAKKFIGDLNMPATRVGLGAYGRYKLSPFISFKAGVAYSMVSGDDKNSVYLPRRGRNLSFRNNIIELQLTTEGYFYEIPGMVQTFKTSIDFRAYGFAGIGFFYHSPQAKLNGKWYDLRPLKTEGVAYSSFGISVPMGVGSHFTFNRKHRVGFEICYRKTFTDYLDDVSTTYVDPKTLNSPEAVALANRSGEVSTNDPELLELLSYNYLPTGLRGDPKGKDTWFTYTVTYMYVIRGKSSFYRSRYPGLFGKKNKKRKIRAKF, via the coding sequence ATGCATAAAAAGTTATTGTTTAAAGCCTTTTTATTGATTTTACCTTTTACCTCCTCTGCCCAATATCTTTGGGATTTTGGTGGTAGTGTGGGCGCATCCAGCTTTTTAGGTGATGTCGGCGGCAAGGACACTCCTGCGAAAAAATTTATTGGGGACCTCAATATGCCTGCCACACGGGTTGGTTTGGGTGCTTATGGAAGGTATAAATTATCTCCATTCATATCTTTCAAGGCTGGTGTGGCATACAGCATGGTATCTGGTGATGACAAGAACTCTGTTTATTTACCAAGAAGAGGAAGAAATTTAAGTTTCAGAAACAATATTATTGAACTGCAATTAACTACTGAAGGCTATTTTTATGAAATACCGGGTATGGTACAAACATTCAAAACGAGTATCGATTTCAGGGCCTATGGTTTTGCAGGTATCGGATTTTTCTATCATAGTCCACAGGCCAAACTTAACGGCAAATGGTACGATCTAAGACCTTTAAAAACTGAAGGGGTAGCATACAGTTCTTTTGGTATTTCAGTTCCAATGGGTGTTGGTTCGCACTTTACCTTTAACAGGAAACATAGAGTTGGATTTGAAATATGCTACAGAAAAACCTTTACCGATTATTTAGATGACGTAAGTACAACATATGTTGATCCAAAAACATTAAACAGTCCTGAAGCAGTTGCTTTAGCGAACAGAAGTGGTGAAGTGAGTACCAACGATCCCGAACTACTTGAACTTCTTAGTTACAATTATCTGCCTACCGGCCTTAGAGGCGACCCTAAAGGCAAGGACACTTGGTTTACTTATACTGTGACCTACATGTACGTCATAAGGGGGAAGAGCAGTTTCTATCGCTCAAGATACCCAGGCCTGTTTGGCAAGAAGAACAAGAAACGTAAGATCAGGGCTAAATTCTAA
- a CDS encoding nitronate monooxygenase — MENKVKKLFGIDLPVIQAGMIWCSGWKLASAVSNAGGLGLIGSGSMYPDVLREHIQKCKKATGKPFGVNIPLLYPDIEKHINVVLEEGVKVVFTSAGNPKTWTSLLKQNGITVVHVIANTKFALKSQDAGVDAIVAEGFEAGGHNGREETTTLCLIPQVKKVCSVPLIAAGGIGTGRAMLAAMALGADGVQLGSRFVASEESSAHINFKKAIINVNEGDTQLILKQLTPVRLMKNKFFEQVAQAEQKGASVDELKQLLGRSRAKKGMFEGNLDEGELEIGQVSALVKEIKPVAKIIEEIMNEYKLAKAELCTGKI, encoded by the coding sequence ATGGAAAATAAGGTAAAGAAGCTGTTCGGGATTGATCTCCCTGTTATTCAGGCCGGGATGATATGGTGTAGTGGCTGGAAACTGGCTTCCGCAGTAAGCAATGCAGGCGGTTTGGGTTTGATTGGGAGCGGATCTATGTACCCGGATGTACTAAGAGAACACATACAAAAATGTAAAAAAGCAACCGGTAAGCCTTTTGGTGTAAATATTCCCCTTCTTTATCCGGACATTGAGAAACATATCAATGTAGTTTTAGAGGAGGGCGTTAAGGTGGTTTTTACTTCCGCAGGAAATCCCAAAACATGGACATCTCTGCTTAAACAAAACGGAATTACTGTTGTTCATGTGATTGCAAATACGAAATTTGCTTTGAAATCGCAGGATGCAGGCGTTGATGCTATAGTAGCTGAAGGTTTTGAAGCGGGTGGGCACAATGGCCGCGAAGAAACTACAACATTATGTTTAATTCCCCAGGTAAAAAAGGTGTGTTCGGTTCCGTTGATCGCGGCAGGTGGTATTGGTACGGGTAGGGCCATGCTTGCCGCCATGGCATTAGGTGCTGATGGGGTGCAGCTGGGTAGCCGCTTTGTTGCTTCTGAAGAATCCTCAGCTCATATTAATTTTAAAAAGGCGATCATAAATGTGAATGAAGGTGATACACAATTAATTTTAAAGCAGCTTACACCGGTTCGCCTGATGAAAAATAAATTTTTTGAACAGGTTGCACAAGCCGAACAAAAGGGTGCATCTGTTGATGAATTAAAACAATTATTGGGCCGGTCAAGGGCTAAAAAGGGTATGTTTGAAGGCAATCTGGATGAGGGCGAACTTGAAATAGGGCAGGTGTCGGCATTGGTTAAAGAAATAAAACCTGTCGCAAAAATTATTGAAGAAATAATGAATGAATATAAACTGGCGAAAGCCGAACTTTGCACAGGTAAAATATAA
- a CDS encoding insulinase family protein, with protein MIKFDKFTLNNGLRVIVHNDTSTPMVCMNILYDVGARDEDPDKTGFAHLFEHLMFGGSVNIPSYDEPLQRVGGENNAFTTNDITNYYLTLPSNNIETAFWLESDRMLSLGFSEKSLEVQRNVVIEEFRQRYLNQPYGDVWLLLKPMAYKVHPYMWATIGKEISHIENARMEDVKAFFHKHYKPVNAIMVLSGDITTEKAKPLAEKWFGPIPGGEPNKRNLPVEPVQTEARSLTVEKDVPVDAIYKVYHMCSKYDQEYYTVDLISDVLSRGNSSRFHNELLKKQKLFSDINAYVSGDLDKGLFVVSGKLVKGVKMEDAEKAIDAELDKLKTQLVDEKELTKVKNKMESALVFSEMDIMNKAMNLAISEHLGDADIINHEVEKYNAVTASGIQEQAKKIFTKQNSSVLYYLSKKTKK; from the coding sequence ATGATAAAGTTCGATAAATTTACGTTGAATAATGGTTTGCGGGTAATTGTACATAACGATACCTCAACGCCAATGGTGTGCATGAACATTTTATATGATGTCGGCGCGCGTGATGAAGACCCTGATAAAACAGGCTTTGCTCACTTGTTTGAGCATTTGATGTTTGGAGGATCGGTCAATATTCCCAGCTATGACGAGCCTTTGCAGAGGGTAGGCGGAGAAAATAACGCGTTCACCACAAATGATATAACGAATTATTATCTGACTTTACCCTCCAATAATATTGAAACAGCTTTCTGGCTTGAGTCGGATCGTATGCTGAGTCTTGGTTTTTCCGAAAAAAGCCTGGAGGTGCAACGGAATGTTGTTATCGAGGAGTTCCGGCAGCGTTACCTGAATCAGCCTTACGGGGATGTATGGCTGTTATTAAAACCTATGGCATACAAAGTTCACCCGTATATGTGGGCCACAATTGGGAAAGAGATCAGTCATATTGAGAATGCAAGAATGGAAGATGTTAAAGCTTTTTTTCATAAGCATTACAAGCCTGTAAATGCCATTATGGTTTTATCCGGCGATATAACAACTGAAAAGGCGAAACCTCTTGCCGAGAAATGGTTTGGACCAATACCTGGCGGAGAACCGAATAAGCGTAATTTACCTGTGGAGCCTGTGCAGACGGAAGCTCGCAGTCTCACGGTTGAAAAAGATGTTCCGGTTGACGCTATATATAAAGTGTACCACATGTGTTCAAAATACGATCAGGAATATTACACGGTCGACCTGATCTCCGATGTGCTGTCGCGGGGTAATTCTTCACGCTTTCATAATGAACTCCTGAAAAAACAAAAGTTGTTTTCTGATATCAATGCTTATGTTTCTGGCGATCTTGATAAAGGACTTTTTGTTGTTTCGGGTAAGCTGGTAAAGGGCGTGAAAATGGAAGATGCCGAAAAAGCGATCGATGCCGAACTGGATAAACTGAAGACGCAGCTTGTTGATGAGAAAGAGTTGACCAAAGTGAAAAATAAAATGGAGTCAGCGCTGGTGTTCTCTGAAATGGATATTATGAATAAAGCCATGAACCTTGCTATATCAGAGCATCTTGGCGATGCGGACATAATCAACCACGAAGTAGAAAAGTACAATGCCGTAACAGCTTCCGGTATTCAGGAGCAGGCAAAAAAAATATTTACGAAGCAAAACAGTTCTGTATTATATTATCTTTCCAAAAAGACGAAAAAATGA
- a CDS encoding insulinase family protein: MSQVLDRKTAPESHALEKILIAQAKTLKLDNGIPLSIINAGTQDLVKIEFIFNAGVWYQPVSLQASCTGSMLDEGTKTRKAAEIADGIDYYGAYLEQEVDQDWAYITLYTLNKHLASVLPVLEDVLKNPVFPENELNILLQNKRQTFLVDNEKVAHIARTRFSALIFGNEFPYTYRLKVEDFELLKRDHLVDFFNAYYKSDQCKVVVSGKVDDSAVKLINKHFGGNDWGIKNHKPDIVSGNIRSDANNKHFIMRDDAVQSAIRIGRILFNKLHPDYHAIKVLNTVLGGYFGSRLMANIREEKGYTYGIGSRIISLRNAGYFFISTEVGADVCKPAIKEIYSEIKRLCDELVPDDELALVKSYMLGDFVRSVDGPFALAEKFKKIMLYNLGYDYYDTFVDTIRNVTSQQLRDLAGKYLIENQLHELVVGKMQ, encoded by the coding sequence ATGAGCCAGGTACTTGATAGAAAAACAGCTCCAGAATCGCATGCGCTGGAGAAAATACTGATCGCGCAGGCGAAAACCCTGAAGCTTGACAATGGGATCCCTTTAAGTATTATAAATGCAGGTACTCAGGACCTTGTTAAAATCGAATTTATATTTAACGCGGGGGTGTGGTATCAACCCGTATCATTGCAGGCTTCCTGTACCGGTTCAATGCTTGATGAAGGAACTAAAACACGTAAAGCCGCTGAAATAGCTGATGGCATTGATTACTATGGTGCCTATCTCGAACAGGAGGTTGATCAGGATTGGGCGTACATCACCTTGTATACGCTGAATAAGCACCTGGCAAGTGTGCTGCCTGTGTTGGAAGATGTACTGAAAAATCCGGTATTCCCTGAAAACGAATTAAATATTTTGTTGCAAAATAAACGCCAGACATTTTTGGTTGATAATGAAAAGGTGGCGCATATCGCCCGTACACGGTTCAGCGCGTTGATATTCGGGAATGAATTTCCGTATACATACAGACTAAAAGTTGAAGATTTTGAGCTGCTAAAGCGCGATCACCTTGTGGATTTTTTTAATGCATATTACAAATCGGATCAATGTAAAGTGGTGGTTTCCGGTAAAGTGGATGATTCAGCAGTAAAGTTGATCAATAAGCATTTTGGTGGAAATGATTGGGGCATTAAGAATCATAAGCCTGATATAGTAAGCGGCAATATCAGATCTGACGCGAATAATAAACATTTTATCATGCGTGATGACGCGGTTCAATCCGCTATCCGGATCGGGCGTATATTGTTCAATAAACTGCATCCCGATTATCATGCAATCAAAGTGTTGAACACTGTGCTTGGGGGGTATTTCGGTTCCCGGCTTATGGCGAATATAAGGGAAGAAAAGGGATACACTTACGGTATAGGCTCAAGGATCATATCATTACGAAACGCTGGCTATTTCTTTATTTCAACCGAAGTGGGGGCTGATGTATGTAAGCCCGCAATAAAAGAAATTTATTCAGAAATAAAACGTTTGTGTGATGAACTGGTGCCTGACGATGAGTTAGCGTTAGTTAAAAGTTATATGCTGGGCGATTTTGTGCGATCGGTTGACGGTCCCTTTGCGCTGGCCGAAAAGTTCAAAAAGATCATGCTGTATAACCTCGGTTACGATTACTACGATACATTTGTTGATACCATCAGGAATGTTACATCTCAACAACTTCGCGATCTTGCAGGCAAATACCTTATTGAGAACCAGTTACATGAATTAGTAGTGGGTAAAATGCAATAA